The following coding sequences are from one Devosia yakushimensis window:
- a CDS encoding ABC transporter substrate-binding protein — protein sequence MTFKLLSGLAAAFLLSTLATQAEPFRLIVTDLETPLVPNSVMDLALQEGYFEREGVEVELVRVQQTPSALAAIQAGEGEMANIGTDALLLLVAGGATDLRAVVSPNKSLPFLIAAKDSIATPADLAGKSFGIGRPGSLDQSLSTRVLQAADVDTSTLDFVALGQPNVRAQALLAGQVDATTVSIGTWSAMPDTTGLHVLIDQDAYYAAAPVVSKVNIVTQKVLDERPEDVKKVITALVKASRAFAADPAVWVAAMHKARPDIDVATLETLGASFAKSWSVNGGLNKDELNYTVTSLYEGEDFANVRKVGLAEWADFSILDAVLADLGPETTMDNVTR from the coding sequence ATGACATTCAAATTGCTCAGTGGCCTCGCCGCTGCCTTCCTGCTCTCCACTCTGGCCACCCAGGCCGAACCCTTCCGCCTCATCGTCACCGATCTTGAAACGCCCCTCGTGCCCAATTCCGTCATGGATCTGGCCCTGCAGGAGGGCTATTTCGAGCGCGAAGGCGTCGAGGTCGAGCTGGTCCGCGTGCAGCAGACCCCATCGGCCCTGGCCGCCATCCAGGCCGGCGAAGGCGAAATGGCCAATATCGGCACCGATGCCCTGCTATTGCTGGTCGCCGGCGGCGCCACCGATCTGCGCGCCGTGGTTTCGCCCAACAAATCCCTGCCCTTCCTGATCGCCGCCAAGGATTCCATTGCCACCCCCGCCGATCTGGCCGGCAAGAGCTTCGGCATCGGCCGTCCGGGCAGCCTCGACCAATCCCTCAGCACCCGCGTGCTGCAAGCCGCCGACGTCGATACCTCCACCCTCGACTTCGTCGCCCTCGGCCAGCCCAATGTGCGCGCCCAGGCGCTGCTCGCCGGCCAGGTCGACGCCACCACGGTTTCCATCGGCACCTGGAGCGCCATGCCCGACACCACGGGCCTCCATGTCCTGATCGACCAGGACGCCTATTACGCAGCCGCTCCCGTGGTCAGCAAGGTGAACATCGTCACCCAGAAAGTGCTCGACGAGCGCCCCGAAGACGTCAAGAAGGTCATCACCGCCCTGGTCAAGGCCTCCCGCGCCTTCGCCGCCGATCCCGCCGTCTGGGTCGCCGCCATGCACAAGGCCCGCCCTGACATCGACGTAGCAACGCTTGAAACGCTGGGCGCCAGCTTCGCCAAAAGCTGGAGCGTCAATGGCGGCCTCAACAAGGACGAGCTCAACTACACCGTCACCTCGCTCTACGAGGGCGAGGATTTCGCCAATGTGCGCAAGGTCGGCCTGGCCGAATGGGCCGATTTCTCCATTCTCGACGCGGTCCTTGCCGATCTCGGCCCCGAAACCACCATGGACAATGTAACCCGATGA
- a CDS encoding DUF58 domain-containing protein, with translation MTRAAPSAGIGERRSLSKGAGIEFAEHRPYRQGDDVRHLDPRVLARLGESYVRQYFVDRQLPVYILLDGSKSMLAGSPQKYATATQIAQLMGFVGLAAGDRVRIGFSGASGFKWSQPMQGPARAEQLFAWFNDLAPGGRADFGGAIERAARDMGKAAYVVVLSDWWDETIAHALDRLEGNGHEVIGVQVAAPEEIAPNALGTGSVMMIDDETGDELETTLDETVLADYRNALAAFQAQLRQRLVSRGGRFFALSSTADITRFFLRDLRAAGVLL, from the coding sequence ATGACGCGTGCTGCGCCCTCGGCCGGCATTGGCGAACGCCGCTCGCTCAGCAAGGGCGCCGGCATCGAATTTGCCGAGCACCGCCCCTATCGCCAGGGCGACGATGTCCGCCATCTCGATCCGCGCGTACTGGCGCGCCTGGGCGAATCCTATGTCCGGCAATATTTCGTCGACCGGCAATTGCCGGTCTATATCCTGCTCGATGGCAGCAAATCCATGCTGGCCGGTAGCCCGCAGAAATACGCCACCGCCACGCAAATCGCCCAGCTCATGGGCTTTGTCGGCCTGGCCGCGGGCGATCGCGTCCGCATTGGCTTTTCCGGCGCTTCCGGCTTCAAATGGTCCCAGCCCATGCAGGGCCCCGCCCGCGCCGAACAGCTTTTTGCCTGGTTCAATGACCTCGCCCCCGGCGGCAGGGCCGATTTCGGCGGGGCCATCGAGCGTGCCGCCCGCGACATGGGCAAGGCGGCCTATGTCGTGGTGCTCAGCGACTGGTGGGACGAAACAATTGCCCACGCCCTCGACCGCCTCGAGGGCAATGGCCACGAGGTCATCGGCGTACAGGTTGCCGCCCCCGAGGAGATCGCTCCCAATGCGCTCGGCACTGGCAGCGTGATGATGATTGACGACGAAACCGGCGATGAACTCGAAACCACGCTCGACGAAACCGTGCTGGCCGATTATCGCAATGCTCTGGCCGCGTTCCAGGCGCAATTGCGCCAGCGCCTGGTCAGTCGCGGCGGCCGCTTCTTCGCGCTCTCCTCCACCGCCGACATAACCAGGTTTTTTCTGCGCGATCTGCGCGCCGCAGGGGTTCTGCTGTGA
- a CDS encoding substrate-binding periplasmic protein, whose translation MTGAREQKGKKPRPRWVGDIGTLIVIFGLLGAVYLLPSDSALSELERSGRLSVCMPDLYPPLVTKDPERPGFDRELLAAVAQQLGVTLAVVPNSSMANDFNPRSWRVTRAQCQLLAGGIALTRPVLSYLDATEPYLSTGWAAVSPTPLDSLEGKKVGFYAGLTGLDRVALSRYLRAAGIRPRIVASAADLSAGLLSGEFDAGVTEALTARQIAGEQDWPVAWVDGNGERYPIGIGLWKGDLTLKRRIASALQALEADGTIARLKEKYDIADIKGVLGGGPESAPVLN comes from the coding sequence ATGACCGGTGCCCGTGAGCAAAAAGGCAAAAAGCCGCGCCCCCGCTGGGTCGGCGATATCGGTACGCTCATCGTCATCTTCGGCCTGCTCGGGGCGGTCTATCTGCTGCCCTCCGACAGCGCCCTGTCCGAGCTGGAACGCTCCGGCCGCCTCAGCGTCTGCATGCCCGATCTCTACCCGCCGCTGGTGACCAAAGATCCCGAACGCCCCGGCTTCGACCGGGAATTGCTGGCCGCCGTGGCGCAGCAACTGGGCGTCACCCTCGCAGTCGTGCCCAATAGCTCGATGGCCAATGATTTCAACCCGCGCAGCTGGCGGGTCACGCGAGCGCAATGCCAATTGCTGGCCGGCGGCATCGCACTGACCCGCCCGGTCCTCTCCTATCTCGACGCCACCGAGCCCTATCTCTCGACCGGCTGGGCCGCCGTCTCGCCCACGCCGCTCGACAGCCTCGAAGGCAAAAAAGTGGGCTTCTATGCGGGCCTCACCGGCCTCGACCGCGTCGCCCTCAGCCGCTACCTGCGCGCCGCCGGCATCCGCCCCCGCATCGTCGCCTCGGCTGCAGACCTATCGGCCGGCCTGCTCTCGGGCGAGTTCGACGCCGGGGTAACCGAAGCCCTCACCGCCCGCCAGATTGCGGGTGAGCAGGACTGGCCGGTCGCTTGGGTGGATGGCAATGGCGAGCGCTACCCGATCGGCATTGGCCTGTGGAAGGGCGATCTGACCCTCAAGCGGCGGATAGCCTCGGCGCTGCAGGCGCTTGAGGCCGATGGGACGATTGCACGGCTCAAGGAGAAGTATGACATTGCCGATATCAAGGGTGTGCTGGGTGGTGGTCCGGAGTCGGCACCAGTACTGAACTAG
- a CDS encoding site-2 protease family protein — protein sequence MSFDLSLQQIIMRVLAMLVVTGQHGFALAGIAGLLGDKGPRYDGRLTGNPFTHLDLFGLLAAVASLCGWIRPMRIDAAELRQGRLGLVICVVASLAVVVAVGVLLLQLKPVAIALAPAAASNQITAWLQILAEMSVVFAVINLVPLPPFTGGHILAAVAPRLWALVEPRVTIIAIALVVLAAIDRGAVVGGVLRPLVRALTS from the coding sequence ATGAGCTTTGATCTGTCGCTGCAGCAGATCATCATGCGGGTTCTGGCCATGCTGGTGGTCACGGGCCAGCATGGTTTTGCGCTGGCCGGGATTGCCGGGCTGCTGGGCGACAAGGGGCCGCGCTATGATGGGCGGCTGACGGGTAATCCATTCACGCATCTCGATTTGTTCGGACTGCTGGCAGCGGTCGCGAGCCTTTGTGGCTGGATCAGGCCGATGCGGATCGATGCCGCCGAACTGCGACAGGGGCGGTTGGGGCTGGTGATCTGCGTGGTGGCGAGCCTGGCCGTGGTCGTGGCGGTGGGAGTGTTGTTGCTGCAACTCAAGCCAGTGGCGATTGCGCTGGCGCCGGCGGCAGCGTCCAACCAGATCACGGCGTGGTTGCAGATTTTGGCCGAGATGAGTGTGGTGTTTGCGGTGATTAACCTCGTGCCGCTGCCGCCGTTTACGGGCGGGCATATTCTGGCGGCTGTGGCGCCACGGCTATGGGCATTGGTCGAGCCGCGGGTCACCATCATCGCCATTGCGCTGGTGGTGCTGGCGGCGATCGATCGGGGTGCGGTGGTTGGGGGTGTGCTGCGGCCGTTGGTAAGGGCGCTGACGAGCTAG
- a CDS encoding ABC transporter ATP-binding protein, translating to MIDDVPQQTVSADSVATAPRITLRGVSKTFGNQKEGGGTLALNNVDLTVRDGAFVSLLGPSGCGKTTILRMVNGLIAPDTGSVTVSGRTPAPGPEMGFVFQSFRLIPWSSVRGNVEFALVETIPDRSERRARAERYIELVGLQRFADAYPSELSGGMKQRVALARALASEPDILLLDEPFASIDAQTRELMQIELMRLWTVRKSVALFVTHSVDEAILLSDQIVLMGPRPGRVLEVIDVGLERPRWTYDVRAEPRFIELRSYLWDRIRTLVLTDPQSDFYGRDLGANI from the coding sequence ATGATCGACGACGTCCCGCAGCAGACCGTGTCAGCCGATAGCGTGGCCACCGCGCCGCGCATCACGCTGCGGGGCGTCTCCAAGACCTTCGGCAACCAGAAGGAGGGCGGCGGCACGCTCGCCCTCAACAATGTCGACCTGACAGTCCGCGATGGCGCCTTCGTCTCCCTGCTCGGCCCTTCCGGCTGCGGCAAGACCACGATTTTGCGCATGGTCAACGGCCTCATCGCGCCCGATACCGGCTCGGTCACCGTTTCCGGGCGCACGCCCGCGCCGGGCCCCGAAATGGGCTTCGTTTTCCAGTCCTTCCGCCTCATTCCCTGGTCGAGTGTGCGCGGCAATGTCGAATTCGCCCTGGTCGAGACAATCCCCGATCGGTCCGAGCGCCGCGCCCGCGCCGAGCGCTATATCGAGCTGGTGGGCCTGCAGCGCTTCGCCGATGCCTATCCCAGCGAGCTCTCCGGCGGCATGAAGCAGCGCGTTGCCCTCGCCCGTGCCCTCGCGTCCGAGCCCGATATCCTGTTGCTCGACGAACCCTTTGCCAGCATCGACGCCCAGACCCGCGAGCTGATGCAGATCGAGCTCATGCGCCTCTGGACCGTGCGCAAATCGGTGGCCCTCTTCGTCACCCACAGCGTCGACGAAGCCATTCTGCTGTCCGACCAGATCGTCCTCATGGGACCCCGGCCCGGCCGGGTGCTGGAAGTCATCGATGTGGGGCTCGAACGCCCCCGCTGGACCTATGACGTACGGGCCGAACCCCGTTTTATCGAGCTGCGCAGCTATTTATGGGACCGGATCAGGACGCTCGTCCTGACCGACCCGCAATCCGATTTTTATGGCCGCGACCTGGGAGCAAATATCTGA
- a CDS encoding ATP-binding cassette domain-containing protein, giving the protein MTDIETLHSPTDAIVVTDLVKRYGRMLALDSVSLTVPNNTMFALLGPNGAGKTTLIHILCTILQPDGGQAWLAGTNVQKQPLKARQNIGVVFQEPSLDDRLTAYENLDFHGRVYNVKSADRKRGIDELLALVELEDWRHAVVRTFSSGMKRRLEIARALLHSPRILFLDEPTVGLDAQSRAGIWAYLDTLRKQRDLTIVVTTHYIEEVENCDKVSIIDHGKIIADGSPLHLKSQHGKETARVIPRDAETAAALTARYGALQTAKDGSLIIDASAPGFADAFLAEFGSRIRQVAFDKPSLESVFLTLTGRELRDRTADEHEKRGAAARRGRRS; this is encoded by the coding sequence GTGACTGATATCGAGACCCTTCATTCCCCCACCGACGCCATCGTCGTCACCGATCTCGTCAAGCGCTATGGCCGCATGCTGGCGCTCGATAGCGTCAGCCTCACCGTGCCAAACAATACCATGTTCGCCCTGCTCGGCCCCAATGGCGCCGGCAAGACCACGCTGATCCATATCCTGTGCACCATCCTCCAGCCCGATGGCGGCCAGGCCTGGCTCGCTGGCACCAATGTTCAGAAGCAGCCCCTCAAGGCCCGCCAGAATATCGGCGTCGTGTTTCAGGAACCCAGCCTCGACGACCGCCTCACCGCCTACGAAAATCTCGATTTCCACGGCCGCGTCTACAATGTCAAAAGCGCCGACCGCAAACGCGGTATCGACGAATTGCTGGCATTGGTCGAGCTGGAAGATTGGCGCCATGCCGTGGTCCGCACCTTCTCCTCCGGCATGAAGCGGCGGCTCGAAATCGCCCGCGCCCTGCTCCATTCCCCGCGCATTCTATTTCTCGATGAACCCACCGTCGGCCTCGACGCCCAATCGCGCGCCGGAATCTGGGCCTATCTCGATACATTGCGCAAACAGCGTGACCTCACCATCGTCGTCACCACCCATTACATCGAAGAAGTCGAGAACTGCGACAAGGTCTCGATCATCGACCATGGCAAGATCATCGCCGATGGCTCGCCCCTCCACCTCAAGAGCCAGCACGGCAAGGAAACCGCCCGCGTCATCCCGCGCGATGCCGAAACCGCCGCCGCGCTGACCGCCCGCTACGGCGCCTTGCAAACCGCCAAGGATGGGAGCCTCATCATCGACGCCAGCGCCCCCGGCTTTGCCGACGCCTTTCTAGCCGAATTCGGCAGCCGCATCCGCCAGGTCGCCTTCGACAAGCCCAGCCTCGAAAGCGTCTTCCTCACCCTCACCGGCCGCGAATTGCGCGACCGCACTGCCGACGAACACGAAAAGCGCGGCGCTGCCGCCCGCAGGGGTCGCCGCTCATGA
- a CDS encoding ABC transporter permease: MGLLGGIYAIWLREVKRALRDRGQLIGGVSRPLMWVLIMGIGLNPYFRGEVFGEVRFAIPYTYIQFIFPAIVVLNIMYTSVQSAVSVIWDREFGFLREVLVSPLPRWAALLGKILGGTTIAVFHGCLVLVLARFADVNFTFEQLARGLVLMFLLAFGLTAFGVVIANRIRSFEGFGVFSNAVILPLYFTSSSVFPLDPALTRAQTLVVYPQWLVTLVEWNPITYAVDALRGNFIRFNQFDPNVGPLLLLAMAIGFFAWALYDFQKA; the protein is encoded by the coding sequence TTGGGACTGCTGGGAGGAATTTACGCGATCTGGTTGCGCGAGGTGAAGCGCGCGCTGCGCGATCGTGGCCAATTGATCGGCGGCGTCAGCCGGCCCCTGATGTGGGTGCTCATCATGGGCATCGGGCTCAATCCCTATTTCCGTGGCGAGGTGTTCGGCGAAGTCCGTTTCGCCATTCCCTATACCTATATCCAGTTCATTTTCCCGGCCATCGTCGTCCTCAACATCATGTACACGTCCGTGCAATCGGCCGTGTCGGTGATCTGGGATCGCGAATTCGGCTTCCTGCGCGAAGTGCTGGTGTCTCCACTCCCCCGCTGGGCGGCCCTGCTCGGCAAAATCCTGGGCGGCACCACCATTGCCGTGTTCCACGGGTGCCTGGTGCTGGTGCTCGCCCGTTTTGCCGACGTCAATTTCACCTTCGAGCAATTGGCGCGCGGCCTGGTGCTGATGTTCCTCCTCGCCTTCGGCCTCACCGCCTTCGGCGTCGTCATTGCCAACCGCATCCGCAGCTTTGAGGGTTTCGGCGTCTTCTCCAACGCCGTCATCCTGCCGCTCTATTTCACTTCCAGCTCGGTCTTCCCGCTCGACCCCGCCCTCACCCGCGCCCAGACCCTGGTGGTCTACCCGCAATGGTTGGTCACCCTCGTCGAGTGGAACCCCATCACCTACGCGGTCGATGCCCTGCGCGGCAATTTCATCCGCTTCAACCAGTTCGACCCCAATGTGGGCCCGCTGCTGCTGCTCGCCATGGCCATAGGCTTTTTCGCCTGGGCCCTCTACGACTTCCAGAAGGCGTGA
- a CDS encoding ABC transporter permease, whose protein sequence is MKIAIYRLLFLAALIALWWLASTMVARNLVPSPLATLEAAQRLIAEGRLGTALFDSLSIYLGGYGVAILVGIPLGLLMGTIRPLGKTLEIFVYALSATPRVAFIPLIIVFLGLGPQAKILIIFLGAVMPILINTYAGALNSDQELVEMARSVGATRRRIFTQIVLPGAVPFIIVGLRVGATIGLINTVVAELYTAVKGLGGLLAIYGNTFRMAEYFVIVLTLAFVGVIVTEALRFLEVRLGRWRRSEVIV, encoded by the coding sequence ATGAAAATCGCCATCTATCGCCTGCTCTTCCTCGCCGCGCTCATTGCCCTCTGGTGGCTCGCCTCCACCATGGTCGCGCGCAATCTCGTGCCCTCCCCGCTCGCCACGCTGGAAGCCGCGCAACGCCTCATCGCCGAAGGCCGGCTGGGCACGGCCCTGTTCGATAGCCTCTCGATCTATCTGGGCGGCTACGGCGTCGCCATTCTCGTCGGCATCCCGCTCGGCCTGCTCATGGGCACCATCCGCCCACTCGGCAAGACGCTCGAAATCTTCGTCTATGCCCTCTCGGCCACGCCCCGCGTCGCCTTCATTCCGCTGATCATCGTCTTTCTCGGCCTCGGCCCCCAAGCCAAAATTCTCATCATTTTCCTGGGCGCCGTCATGCCCATCCTGATCAACACCTATGCCGGCGCGCTGAATTCCGATCAGGAACTGGTCGAAATGGCCCGCTCGGTCGGCGCCACGCGCCGGCGCATCTTTACCCAGATCGTGCTGCCCGGCGCCGTGCCCTTCATCATTGTCGGGCTGCGCGTCGGCGCCACGATCGGGCTGATCAACACCGTCGTCGCCGAACTCTACACCGCCGTCAAAGGCCTGGGCGGATTGCTCGCCATCTATGGCAACACCTTCCGCATGGCCGAATATTTCGTCATCGTCCTGACCCTGGCCTTTGTCGGGGTCATCGTCACCGAAGCCCTCCGCTTTCTCGAGGTTCGGCTGGGACGCTGGCGCCGAAGTGAAGTAATCGTCTGA
- a CDS encoding substrate-binding periplasmic protein, with protein MKRYLALLLGAVLALLCTGAAQAQRTFDIVPRDLYTDQLRQNGNSITFCYNPDGMAGAFEKELAETIGSVLLVDVELYPINNPQVRTHPLDYRLPYIPEQIFVLLAENCDAMLGYVLSRNAPDWVLLTRPYLSTGNVLVTRNAELKSLADLPLDQAIGSRSLSLSDNRLLSYLRALPADKRWVRQPFYDNQKVLDRLNDGRVGAAVIWEPALYFATAGDPEAAGYHLLPLAFPDRRTDIGIVTRSNNTYLNGILGEAIGELISDGTLAEMVDRYHLGPTSVPQ; from the coding sequence ATGAAGCGGTATCTGGCGCTATTGCTGGGGGCAGTGCTGGCGCTGCTATGCACCGGAGCGGCGCAGGCACAGCGCACATTCGATATCGTGCCGCGCGATCTCTACACCGACCAGCTGCGCCAGAACGGCAATAGCATTACCTTCTGCTACAATCCCGATGGCATGGCGGGGGCATTCGAAAAGGAACTGGCCGAGACGATCGGCTCGGTATTGCTGGTGGATGTCGAGCTTTACCCCATCAACAATCCGCAGGTCCGCACCCATCCACTGGACTATCGCTTGCCCTATATTCCCGAGCAGATTTTCGTGCTGCTGGCGGAAAATTGCGACGCCATGCTGGGCTATGTGCTGTCGCGCAATGCGCCGGACTGGGTGCTGCTGACGCGGCCCTATCTGTCCACCGGCAATGTGCTGGTGACGCGCAATGCGGAGCTGAAATCGCTGGCCGACCTGCCGCTCGACCAGGCCATTGGCAGCCGGAGCCTTTCGTTGTCGGACAACCGCCTCCTCAGCTATCTACGGGCATTGCCAGCGGACAAGAGATGGGTGCGCCAGCCGTTCTATGACAATCAAAAAGTGCTGGACCGGCTGAACGATGGCCGCGTGGGAGCGGCGGTGATCTGGGAGCCGGCGCTGTATTTTGCCACGGCGGGCGATCCGGAGGCGGCCGGGTATCATCTGCTGCCGCTGGCATTCCCCGACCGGCGCACCGATATCGGCATCGTGACGCGCTCGAACAATACTTATCTCAACGGCATTCTCGGCGAAGCCATCGGTGAATTGATCAGCGATGGCACGCTGGCCGAAATGGTCGATCGCTATCACCTGGGGCCAACGAGCGTGCCGCAATGA